A region from the Catellatospora sp. TT07R-123 genome encodes:
- the lexA gene encoding transcriptional repressor LexA, which yields MSPNERASRPGRPPSAPAGAGPLRAVAATSGTAADLQNGELSSRQRRILIVIKEWVEQYGYPPTVREIGEAVGLVSPSSVAYQLKELERKGFLRRDPSRPRAVDVRTAAEPDDETAVPARPTPVYVPLLGRIAAGGPILAEESIEEVLPLPRELVGQGTLFSLQVKGDSMIEAAICDGDWVVVRQQQVAENGDIVAAMIDGEATVKVYRLREGHVQLMPRNPAYDPIPGDAAVILGKVVFVMRRV from the coding sequence ATGTCCCCCAATGAGCGAGCGTCGCGGCCTGGCCGGCCGCCGTCCGCGCCCGCCGGAGCGGGACCCTTGCGGGCGGTGGCGGCGACCAGCGGCACCGCGGCCGACCTGCAGAACGGGGAGCTCAGCAGCCGCCAGCGGCGCATCCTCATCGTGATCAAGGAGTGGGTGGAGCAGTACGGCTACCCGCCCACCGTGCGCGAGATCGGCGAGGCCGTCGGCCTCGTCTCCCCCTCGTCGGTCGCCTACCAGCTCAAGGAGCTGGAGCGGAAGGGCTTCCTGCGCCGCGACCCGTCGCGCCCGCGCGCCGTCGACGTGCGCACCGCGGCCGAGCCGGATGACGAGACGGCCGTGCCCGCCCGCCCCACCCCGGTATACGTGCCGCTGCTCGGCCGCATCGCCGCCGGTGGCCCGATCCTGGCCGAGGAGTCGATCGAGGAGGTGCTGCCGCTGCCGCGCGAGCTGGTCGGCCAGGGCACGCTCTTCTCGCTCCAGGTCAAGGGCGACTCGATGATCGAGGCCGCGATCTGCGACGGCGACTGGGTCGTCGTGCGCCAGCAGCAGGTCGCCGAGAACGGCGACATCGTCGCGGCGATGATCGACGGCGAGGCGACGGTGAAGGTCTACCGGCTGCGCGAGGGGCACGTGCAGCTCATGCCGCGCAACCCGGCCTACGACCCGATCCCCGGCGACGCCGCCGTCATCCTCGGCAAGGTCGTGTTCGTGATGCGCCGGGTCTGA
- the nrdR gene encoding transcriptional regulator NrdR, giving the protein MRCPYCRHPDSRVVDSREAEDGALIRRRRHCPECGKRFTTVEETVLSVVKRSGVTEPFSRSKIMNGVRKACQGRPVAEDAIALLAQRVEDVVRARGAAEVPSQEVGLAILGPLRDLDEVAYLRFASVYQDFQSADDFIREIESLRRHNQPVPGQEAAGPDVTEDAAMGAGAGQVAG; this is encoded by the coding sequence ATGCGATGCCCGTACTGCCGACACCCCGACTCCCGCGTGGTCGACTCCCGGGAGGCCGAGGACGGCGCCCTGATCCGGCGCCGCCGCCACTGCCCCGAGTGCGGCAAGCGGTTCACCACGGTCGAGGAGACGGTCCTGTCGGTGGTCAAGCGCAGCGGCGTGACCGAGCCGTTCAGCCGTTCGAAGATCATGAACGGGGTGCGCAAGGCGTGCCAGGGCCGGCCGGTCGCCGAGGACGCGATCGCGCTGCTGGCGCAGCGGGTCGAGGACGTGGTGCGCGCCCGGGGCGCCGCCGAGGTGCCCAGCCAGGAAGTCGGCCTGGCCATCCTGGGGCCGCTGCGGGACCTCGACGAGGTCGCCTACCTGCGGTTCGCCTCCGTCTATCAGGACTTCCAGTCCGCCGACGACTTCATCCGCGAGATCGAGTCGCTGCGGCGGCATAACCAGCCCGTCCCGGGGCAGGAAGCTGCCGGGCCGGACGTCACCGAGGACGCCGCCATGGGCGCCGGGGCCGGGCAGGTCGCGGGCTGA
- a CDS encoding NAD-dependent malic enzyme, which yields MPTTRLPSAGYSITVRVAVIADSSAIGRLTMAVGESGAIVTAVDVVDSDHVRIVADVTADTADSAHADQVVKALEAMDGVEVRKVSDRTFLLHLGGKIEVTSKVNLRTRDELSRAYTPGVARVCQAIADNPDDARRLTIKRNTVAVVTDGSAVLGLGNLGPAAALPVMEGKAALFKRFGGVDAWPVCLDTQDTEEIIQIVRAIAPVYGGINLEDIAAPRCFEIEARLREMLDIPVFHDDQHGTAICVLAALTNALRVVGKKLEDVKVVVSGAGAAGTAIMKLLLRQGVGDVIAYDRRGALHRDMAGLGPDWQWLVEHTNKGNYSGDLPGAIAGADVFIGVSAPNLLTGDDIARMAPNSIVFALANPDPEVDPREARKHAAVVATGRSDQPNQINNVLAFPGVFRGMLDAQAREFTQEMALAAAIAIADVVGEEKLNPSVIVPSVFDARVAPAVAAAVRAVAQQSTITSTLDSTP from the coding sequence GTGCCAACAACCCGCCTGCCCAGCGCCGGATACTCCATCACCGTACGAGTGGCGGTCATTGCCGACTCCTCGGCGATCGGGCGACTCACCATGGCGGTAGGCGAGTCCGGCGCGATCGTCACCGCCGTCGACGTGGTCGACTCCGACCACGTGCGCATCGTGGCCGACGTCACCGCGGACACCGCCGACAGCGCCCACGCCGACCAGGTCGTCAAGGCCCTGGAGGCGATGGACGGCGTCGAGGTGCGCAAGGTCTCCGACCGCACCTTCCTGCTCCACCTCGGCGGCAAGATCGAGGTCACCTCGAAGGTGAACCTGCGCACACGCGACGAGCTGTCCCGGGCGTACACCCCCGGGGTGGCCCGGGTCTGCCAGGCCATCGCCGACAACCCCGACGACGCCCGCCGCCTGACCATCAAGCGCAACACCGTCGCCGTGGTCACCGACGGCTCGGCCGTGCTCGGCCTGGGCAACCTCGGCCCGGCCGCCGCGCTGCCGGTGATGGAGGGCAAGGCCGCCCTGTTCAAGCGCTTCGGCGGCGTCGACGCCTGGCCGGTCTGCCTCGACACCCAGGACACCGAGGAGATCATCCAGATCGTCCGGGCCATCGCCCCGGTGTACGGCGGCATCAACCTGGAGGACATCGCCGCCCCGCGCTGCTTCGAGATCGAGGCCCGGCTGCGCGAGATGCTCGACATCCCGGTCTTCCACGACGACCAGCACGGCACCGCGATCTGCGTGCTCGCCGCGCTGACCAACGCGCTGCGCGTGGTCGGCAAGAAGCTGGAGGACGTCAAGGTCGTGGTCTCCGGCGCCGGCGCGGCCGGTACGGCGATCATGAAGCTGCTGCTGCGCCAGGGCGTCGGCGACGTCATCGCGTACGACCGCCGCGGCGCCCTGCACCGCGACATGGCCGGGCTCGGCCCGGACTGGCAGTGGCTGGTCGAGCACACCAACAAGGGGAACTACTCCGGCGACCTGCCCGGCGCCATCGCGGGCGCCGACGTGTTCATCGGCGTGAGCGCGCCCAACCTGCTCACCGGCGACGACATCGCCCGAATGGCCCCGAACTCGATCGTGTTCGCGCTGGCCAACCCCGACCCGGAGGTCGACCCGCGCGAGGCCCGCAAGCACGCGGCGGTCGTGGCCACCGGCCGCTCCGACCAGCCCAACCAGATCAACAACGTGCTGGCGTTCCCGGGCGTGTTCCGCGGCATGCTCGACGCCCAGGCCCGCGAGTTCACCCAGGAGATGGCGCTGGCCGCCGCGATCGCCATCGCGGACGTGGTCGGCGAGGAGAAGCTCAACCCGAGCGTCATCGTCCCGAGCGTCTTCGACGCCCGCGTCGCCCCCGCGGTGGCCGCCGCCGTCCGCGCCGTAGCCCAGCAGTCCACCATCACCTCCACCCTCGACTCCACCCCCTGA
- the hflX gene encoding GTPase HflX — translation MPTFPDTLVADATTGDLELAERHSLRRVAGLSTELTDVTEVEYRQLRLERVVLVGVWTSGTVTDAENSLAELAALAETAGSQVLEGLIQRRSQPDAATFIGRGKVDELKAAVESTGADTVICDGELSPSQLRNLEEKIKVKVVDRTALILDIFAQHAKSKEGKAQVELAQLQYLVPRLRGWGEALSRQTGGSGRGGGAGGGVGLRGPGETKLETDRRRIRTRIAKLKREITAMGTIRETKRHGRKAAEVPSVAIAGYTNAGKSSLLNRLTGAGVLVEDALFATLDTATRRTTARDGRQYTLSDTVGFVRHLPHQLVEAFRSTLEEVAGADLVVHVVDGAHPDPAEQVRAVREVLAEVGADRLPELLVVNKADAASAETLLRLKREWPDAVFVSARTGDGIDELREVIESKLPVPAVEVVACVPYDRGDLVAKVHRRGEVLASGHTAAGTQLKVRVDRELAAELERFAITESDWVSDAS, via the coding sequence TTGCCTACATTTCCCGACACGCTGGTGGCCGACGCGACCACCGGTGACCTTGAGCTCGCCGAGCGTCACTCGCTTCGGCGCGTGGCCGGACTCTCCACCGAGCTCACGGACGTCACCGAGGTCGAATACCGGCAGCTGCGGCTCGAGCGGGTGGTGCTGGTAGGCGTCTGGACCTCCGGCACCGTCACCGACGCCGAGAACTCGCTCGCCGAGCTCGCGGCCCTGGCCGAGACGGCCGGGTCGCAGGTGCTGGAGGGCCTGATCCAGCGGCGCAGCCAGCCCGACGCGGCCACGTTCATCGGACGCGGCAAGGTCGACGAGTTGAAGGCGGCGGTCGAGTCCACCGGCGCCGACACCGTGATCTGCGACGGCGAGCTGTCGCCCAGCCAGCTGCGCAACCTGGAGGAGAAGATCAAGGTCAAGGTGGTCGACCGGACCGCCCTGATCCTGGACATCTTCGCCCAGCACGCCAAGAGCAAGGAGGGCAAGGCCCAGGTCGAACTGGCCCAGCTGCAGTACCTGGTACCCAGGCTGCGCGGTTGGGGTGAGGCGCTGTCCCGGCAGACCGGTGGTTCCGGTCGCGGCGGCGGCGCGGGCGGCGGCGTGGGTCTGCGCGGTCCCGGTGAGACGAAGCTGGAGACCGACCGCAGGCGCATCCGTACCCGGATCGCCAAGCTCAAGCGCGAGATCACCGCGATGGGCACCATCCGCGAGACCAAGCGGCACGGCCGCAAGGCCGCCGAGGTGCCGTCGGTGGCGATCGCGGGCTACACCAACGCGGGCAAGTCCAGCCTGCTCAACCGGCTCACCGGAGCCGGGGTGCTGGTCGAGGACGCGCTGTTCGCGACCCTGGACACGGCGACGCGGCGCACCACGGCCCGCGACGGCCGGCAGTACACGCTGTCGGACACCGTCGGGTTCGTGCGCCACCTGCCGCACCAGCTCGTGGAGGCGTTCCGCTCGACGCTGGAGGAGGTCGCCGGCGCGGACCTGGTCGTGCACGTGGTCGACGGGGCCCATCCGGACCCGGCCGAGCAGGTGCGGGCGGTGCGCGAGGTGCTGGCCGAGGTCGGCGCCGACCGGCTGCCCGAGCTGCTGGTGGTCAACAAGGCCGACGCCGCGTCCGCCGAGACGCTGCTGCGGCTCAAGCGCGAGTGGCCGGACGCGGTGTTCGTCTCGGCGCGCACCGGCGACGGCATCGACGAGCTGCGCGAGGTGATCGAGTCGAAGCTGCCGGTTCCGGCGGTGGAGGTGGTCGCGTGCGTGCCGTACGACCGGGGCGACCTGGTGGCGAAGGTCCACCGCAGGGGTGAGGTGCTCGCGTCGGGACACACCGCCGCGGGTACGCAGCTCAAGGTGCGGGTGGACCGCGAACTGGCCGCTGAGCTGGAGCGATTCGCAATCACCGAAAGTGACTGGGTCTCAGACGCATCGTGA